Proteins encoded together in one Qingshengfaniella alkalisoli window:
- the gyrA gene encoding DNA gyrase subunit A gives MNDTPETPENEDENPKRPAYDGPAISIADEMRSSYLDYAMSVIVSRAIPDLRDGLKPVHRRILFAMHETGNTHDKAYRKSARPVGDTMGKYHPHGDSAIYDALVRMAQPFSMSLPLLDGQGNFGSMDGDGAAAMRYTEVRMDKPASFLLADIDKDTVDYQDNYDGKDREPSVLPARFPNMLVNGAGGIAVGMATNIPPHNLGEVIDATQALIENPDLDSEQLMDYIPGPDFPTGGVILGRSGARKAYLEGRGSVILRAKTRIEEIRKDRYAIVLDEIPYQVNKAAMIEKIADLVREKRLEGIAHVQDESDRVGVRVVIELKRDATPDVVLNQLFRFTQMQTSFGCNMLALNGGRPEQLTLRKFLTSFIGFREEVVARRTAFELNKARERSHVLCGLAVAVSNVDEVVASIRSSADAAEAREKLMTRRWPASDIAEYIQLIDDPSHTMNDDGTYNLSEAQARAILELRLQRLTQIGVKEVTDELQELAAKIRDYLDILRSRERIMNIISSELAEVKDQFAVPRRTEIVDWSGDMDDEDLIEREDMVVTVTETGYIKRTPLADFRAQKRGGKGLSGGGLKDDDVVTRMFVANTHTQLLIYTTDGMVYKLKTWQLPLGSRSSRGKAIVNILPIETGVSVASVMPVDAPEDEWDNLQIVFATSSGDVRRNALSDFTNVMRNGKIAMKLPEGVSLVRARICSEDDDVMLVTASGRAIRFRSTDVRIFKGRGSTGVRGVRLNEDDRVVSMAVIRHFEASPEERATYLKMRRAVAGMANDAENEDDEAVGEVALSPDRYAEMSASEELLLTITANGSGKLTSTHDYPVRGRGGMGVAAMDRAMRGGPLVACFPVEMGDQVMLATSTGQSIRCPVEGISFRSRAAGGVKVFNTAPGEEVVSVAWIAEQGDEDDEDNGTIDD, from the coding sequence GTGAACGACACACCGGAAACGCCTGAAAACGAAGACGAAAACCCGAAGCGACCGGCATATGACGGCCCGGCGATTTCCATCGCGGATGAAATGCGGTCGTCCTATCTCGATTACGCGATGAGCGTTATCGTCAGCCGTGCGATCCCCGATCTGCGCGACGGGCTGAAACCGGTGCATCGGCGCATCCTGTTCGCCATGCACGAAACCGGCAATACGCATGACAAGGCATACCGCAAATCGGCGCGTCCTGTCGGCGACACAATGGGTAAATACCACCCGCATGGTGATAGCGCGATCTATGACGCACTGGTCCGGATGGCGCAGCCCTTTTCAATGTCCCTTCCCTTGCTGGATGGGCAAGGAAATTTCGGGTCTATGGATGGCGATGGTGCGGCGGCCATGCGTTACACCGAGGTCCGGATGGACAAGCCCGCCAGCTTCCTGTTGGCGGATATCGACAAGGATACGGTCGACTATCAGGACAATTATGACGGCAAGGACCGCGAGCCTTCTGTCCTGCCCGCGCGCTTTCCAAACATGCTTGTCAACGGCGCTGGAGGTATTGCCGTAGGCATGGCCACGAATATCCCGCCGCATAACCTGGGCGAGGTGATCGACGCAACGCAGGCATTGATCGAGAACCCCGATCTCGATTCCGAACAGTTGATGGACTACATCCCCGGCCCCGATTTTCCGACGGGCGGTGTGATCCTGGGCCGATCCGGGGCGCGCAAGGCCTATCTCGAAGGTCGTGGCAGCGTGATCCTGCGTGCCAAGACGCGGATCGAGGAAATCCGCAAGGACCGTTATGCGATCGTGCTGGACGAGATCCCCTACCAGGTCAACAAGGCCGCGATGATCGAAAAGATCGCCGATCTGGTGCGCGAAAAGCGGTTGGAAGGCATCGCGCATGTGCAGGACGAATCCGACCGTGTCGGCGTTCGCGTGGTGATCGAGTTGAAGCGCGACGCGACACCCGATGTCGTGCTGAACCAGCTGTTCCGTTTCACGCAGATGCAAACGTCGTTCGGGTGCAACATGCTGGCACTGAACGGTGGCCGGCCAGAGCAACTGACGCTGCGCAAGTTCCTGACTTCTTTCATCGGTTTCCGCGAAGAGGTCGTCGCGCGCCGCACGGCTTTCGAGTTGAACAAGGCACGTGAACGCAGCCATGTGCTGTGCGGTCTGGCCGTGGCTGTGTCGAATGTGGATGAGGTTGTAGCCAGCATCCGTTCGTCGGCAGACGCCGCAGAGGCGCGTGAAAAGTTGATGACGCGCCGTTGGCCGGCCTCTGACATCGCCGAATACATCCAACTGATCGACGATCCCAGCCACACGATGAATGATGACGGGACCTATAACCTGTCCGAGGCGCAAGCGCGTGCGATCCTTGAATTGCGCCTGCAACGGCTGACGCAGATAGGCGTCAAGGAAGTCACGGATGAACTGCAGGAACTGGCCGCAAAGATCCGCGACTATCTGGATATCCTGCGTTCGCGCGAGCGGATCATGAACATCATCTCGTCAGAGTTGGCAGAGGTCAAAGACCAGTTCGCCGTTCCTCGCCGCACCGAGATCGTGGACTGGTCCGGTGACATGGATGACGAGGACCTGATCGAGCGCGAAGACATGGTCGTGACCGTGACGGAAACGGGCTACATCAAGCGGACACCTCTTGCGGATTTCCGGGCGCAGAAGCGCGGGGGCAAGGGCCTGTCCGGTGGCGGCTTGAAAGATGATGACGTCGTCACGCGGATGTTTGTCGCGAACACCCATACACAGCTTCTGATCTACACCACCGACGGCATGGTCTATAAGCTGAAAACGTGGCAGTTGCCGCTTGGCAGCCGCAGTTCGCGTGGCAAGGCGATCGTGAATATCCTGCCGATCGAAACCGGTGTTTCGGTGGCGTCGGTCATGCCCGTGGATGCACCAGAGGACGAATGGGACAATCTGCAGATCGTCTTTGCGACGTCTTCTGGTGACGTGCGCCGGAACGCCCTGTCCGATTTCACCAACGTCATGCGCAACGGCAAGATCGCGATGAAATTGCCCGAAGGGGTATCTTTGGTCCGAGCGCGCATCTGCAGCGAAGATGATGACGTGATGCTTGTCACCGCCTCCGGTCGTGCAATCCGCTTTCGCAGTACCGATGTTCGGATATTCAAGGGGCGCGGATCGACGGGTGTACGTGGCGTACGCCTGAACGAAGATGATCGGGTCGTCTCCATGGCCGTGATCCGCCATTTCGAGGCCAGCCCGGAAGAACGCGCCACCTATCTGAAAATGCGCCGTGCCGTTGCTGGTATGGCGAATGATGCCGAGAACGAGGACGATGAAGCCGTGGGCGAGGTCGCCCTGTCCCCCGACCGCTATGCCGAAATGTCCGCTTCTGAAGAGCTTCTTCTGACAATCACGGCCAACGGGTCGGGCAAGCTGACCTCTACCCACGACTACCCGGTCCGCGGCCGCGGTGGCATGGGTGTAGCCGCGATGGATCGCGCGATGCGTGGCGGGCCGCTGGTTGCCTGCTTCCCGGTCGAGATGGGCGATCAGGTCATGCTGGCCACGTCCACGGGCCAGTCGATCCGTTGTCCGGTCGAAGGAATCTCATTCCGGTCCCGCGCTGCTGGTGGCGTGAAGGTCTTCAACACGGCGCCGGGTGAAGAAGTCGTCTCCGTCGCCTGGATCGCTGAACAAGGCGATGAGGATGATGAAGACAACGGCACGATCGATGACTGA